The Comamonas sp. 26 DNA window TCATGGGCCCCAGTGGCGATTTCTTGAGCTACTACAAGGCCGGAAAGCTGCGCGTGCTGGCCACCAGCGGTCAGCAGCGCAACCCCTACCTGCCCAATGTGCCTACGTTTGCAGAGCAGGGCTTTAGCGATCTGATCGCCGAAGAGTGGTTTGGCTTCTATGCGAACGCCAAGACACCTGCAGATGTGCGCCAGCGCGCGCATGCTGCCATCACGGCGGCACTCAAGAGCGATGCGCTCAAGGACAGCGTGGGCGTGGTGGGGTTGATTGCGACCAGCTCTACGCCAGAGGAAATGGCCCGCTCGCAGCAGGCGGAGTTTGATCGCTGGGGGCCGCTGGTCAAGCAGATCGGCTTCACGGCAGACTCCTGATTCACCCCCTGAGCCGCTTTGCGGCTTACCCCTCTCTCGCTTTGCGGGAGAGGGGGTGACGCCCTCGCCGCGAGGTGGCTCTTGCCTGGCGTCCCAGATTCCCCGATGGCATGAGTCTGTGCTTATCCGGTTGACTTCCAATTTCCCCTTTCTTTGATTGCCATCGCGGTCTTTTTGTATGTCCTATTTGCCCGCCAGCGCTGATAACGCGTTTCTTCTTTTTGATGTGCTCAAGGCTGATGAGCAGTTGCAGCGCCTGCCTGTCCATGCGGGTACGGATCAGGCTTTGATGCAGCAGGTGCTGGATGAGGCTGGCAAATGGGTGGGCGATGTGGTGGGTCCCTTGTCGCGCAGTGGTGATGAAACCGGTGCGCAGTTTGATGCGGGCCGTGTGACCACGCCGCCGGGCTTTGCCAGTGCGTATCAGGACTTCTGGCAGGCCGGCTGGCCTGCGCTGGCCTGTGCCGAAGAAGATGGTGGCCAGGGCCTGCCCTGGGTGCTGGAAGGCGTGCTTTATGAATGGCTGAGCGCCGCCAATCATGGCTGGACCATGGCACCGGGACTGCTGCATGGGGCGTATGAATGCCTCAAGCACCACGGCAGCGATGCGCTCAAGGCGGCTTATCTGTCAAAAATTGCCAGCGGTGAATGGCTGGCCACCATGTGCCTGACGGAAGCGCATGCGGGTAGCGATCTGGGGCTGGTGCGCACGCAGGCCATCCCTGCGGGTGATTCGCCGCTAGGTGAGAGTTTCGCCATCAGCGGCGGCAAGATTTTTATCTCGGGCGGCGAGCATGACCTGACTGACAACATTGTCCATCTGGTGCTGGCACGTCTGCCCGGTGCGCCTGCCGGACCCAAGGGGCTGTCGTTGTTTCTGGTGCCCAAGGTGTTGCCAGACGGTGAGCGCAATGCCGTGGTCTGCGAGCGTATTGAAGAGAAGATGGGCCTGCACGGCAGCCCCACCTGTGTGATGCGCTTTGACGCTGCCACCGGTTGGCTGATTGGTCAGCCCGGCGCAGGCCTGAACGCCATGTTTGTGATGATGAATGCCGCCCGCCTGCATGTGGCGCTGCAAGGCATGGGTCTGCTGGATGCGGCATGGCAAAAAGCCCATGCCTATGCGCTGGAGCGCCGCCAGATGCGCGCGCCGGGCGCGGTGCCTGTCTCGCGCGGCGTGGGCGATACGGCGGATCTGATCATTGAGCACCCGACCATTGCCCGCACGCTGGATGTGCAGCGCGCATGGGTGGATGGCGGGCGCGTGCTGGCCTACCAGACCGGCGTTTACCTCGATGTGGCGCGCCATGCAGAAAGCGCCAAGGAGCGCGAGCAGGCCCAGCAGTGGTGCAGTCTGATGACGCCTGTGCTCAAGGCTGCATGGACGCAGCAGGCGTTTGAAGGCGCCAGCGCTTGTCTGCAGGTTTTTGGCGGCCACGGCTATATCCGTGAATGGGGCATTGAGCAGATCGTGCGCGACTCTCGCGTGGCCATGATTTATGAGGGCACGAACGAGATTCAGGCCATTGACCTGCTGGTGCGCAAGGTGCTGCCTGATGGTGGGCAGGCCATGGGCCAGTGGCTTCTGTTTTTACGCAAATCGCTGGATGCAGGACGCTCGCTGGATGCCGAGGTTTTGCGTGGCCTTGCGCAACTGCGCTACTTCACCACCGTGCTGGCGCAGGCCTGCAAGGAAGACGACACCCTGGCCTGGCGCGTGGCCGACGACTACCTGCGCTGCGTGGCCGTGCTGTTGCTGGGCTGGGCCTGGGCACGTATTGCCGCCACGGAAGGTACAGACAATGAGCGCTGGCAAGGCCCGCTCAAGCAGGTGCAGCAGCGAATCCTGCCTGAAATGGACTGGCGCATGAGTCTGATGAAATCGCAGTGGGCGCAGGCTTCTGTGGTGCACGGCAACCAGCTGTATGCAGCGACAAATTGACTAAATATGCCTGCAAGATGTCACTAAAACCGGCAAAATTATGGACTTTCATAGCATTCGTGGGCTTGGTGCGCCCTTGATTGCTTGCTCTCTTGCTACAGAATTTGACTCGTCCAATGCTCGCTCACAAGACTGCCGAAACCCCTGTTAAAGAAACTGCCTCAAAGCCCGCACACGTTGTGCGTAATGCGCGCAGCAAGGCTGAGGACTCTTGCGCTGCAAGCCCGGAGCAGGGGAGCAGTGAGGCGATTGAAGTGTTTGCCGTGGATCGTGTGGACGCGAGCTTTCTCGAATCGCTGCTGGGCTACAACGCGCGTCGTGCATCGCTGTCGCTGGTGGGCGTCTTTGTCGAGAGCATGAAACGCTTTGACCTCAAGATTGTGGAGTTCTCCGTGCTGTCGCTGATCGGCAGCAATGCGGGCATCACTTCGCGCCAGCTCTGCCAGCAACTGGCGGTGCTGCCGCCCAATATGGTGGGGATGATTGACGCTCTGGGTAAACGCGGTTTTCTGGAGCGCCGCCCGCACCCGCGTGACGGCCGTGCCACAGGTCTGTATCTGAGCGCTGCGGGGCGTGAGCTGGTCGATGCCGCCGAGCCAGAACTCAAGAGCCGCGAGGCGCAATCCATCGCTCACTTGAGCGAGATGGAGCAGGCTCAGCTCAGAGAGCTGTTGCAAAAGCTGTACCGCTAAGGTTGTCCGATGGCGCAGACCGCGTGCCCGGCGCGATAATGCCCAGCATCATGCAGATTCGCTTCACCAAGATGCAAGGCGCGGGCAACGACTTTGTCGTGCTCGACGAAACCCAGGCCCGTCTGGGCCTGAACGCAGCCCAATACCGTTATCTGGCCAATCGCCACTTTGGCGTGGGTGCCGATCAGATTCTGACCGTCCGCCCCGCCCCGGCAGAGGGCGTGGATTTTGAATACGTCATTCACAACGCCGACGGCGGTGAGGTGGAGCAGTGCGGCAATGGCGCGCGCTGCTTTGCCCGCTATGTGCATGACAAGGGGCTGACCGATAAAAGCGTGATTCGCGTGCAGACGCTGTCGGGCATCATCGCCCCCGAAATTCACAGCAACGGCCGCGTGACCGTGGACATGGGCGCGCCGCAGCTCGACCCCGCCAAGGTACCGTTCACGACCGAAGGCCTGCAGCCTGAGACATTGGGTTTTGCAAAAAAATGGCCTCTGGCGCTTGATGTGCCTGCGCAGGAAGCTACGGTTTGGATAGCGCCTGTCTCCATGGGTAACCCCCACGCCGTGCAACTGGTCGACGATGTGAACACCGCGCTGGTCGAGGTGCATGGCCCGCTGATCGAGCGCCATGCTCGCTTTCCGCAGCGCGTGAATGCTGGCTTCATGCAGATCATCAACCGCAGCGCCGTCAATCTGCGCGTCTATGAGCGCGGCTCAGGCGAGACGCTGGCCTGCGGCACTGGTGCCTGCGCGGCCATCGTGGCAGGCATTGGCTGGGGGCTGCTGGACAGCCGTGTGGATGTGCATACCCGTGGTGGTCTGCTGACCATTGAGTGGGCGGGTGGTGCGCAGGACCGTGTGCGCATGACCGGCCCCGCCGAGTTTGTTTTTGAAGGCCAGATCGACATTCCCGATACGTTATGAACAGCTTGACCGACATCGCAGTGACCGAAGAGTCGATTACCGACTATCTTCAGCAAAACCCCGAATTCTTCGAGCGCCATGCCGAAATGCTGACTGGCGTGCGCCTGATCAGTGGCCATGGCCCGCGTGCCGTGAGCTTGCAGGAGCGCCAGGCGGAGATGCTGCGTGAAAAGATCAAGGGGCTGGAGCACCGCATCATGGACATGGTGCGCCACGGCAGCGAGAACGCGAGCATCGCCAACAAGATTCACCAGTGGACGCATGCTCTCGTCAAGGTGCAGGACCTGCGCGAGCTGCCCCATGCACTCACCGCCAGCCTGCAGCATATTTTTGAGGTGCCCCAGGTGGCGCTGCGCCTGTGGAATGTGGCGGGCGCGCACAGTGGCACTGTCTACACCATGGGCGTCAGCGATGATGCCAAGGCCTTTGCCGCATCGCTGACCATGCCGTTCTGCGGACCCAATATGGGTTTTGAGCCCGTGAACTGGCTGCCCAACCCCAATGCCGTGCAGTCCGTGGCGCTGTTGACCTTGCACGATGGTGCGATGGACAGCACCTCCAACGCCTTTGGCATGCTGGTGCTGGGCTCGCCAGATCCGCTGCGTTTTGACGCGACCATGGGCCTTGAATTCCTCGCGCGGATTTCCGAGCTGACCAGTGCATCGCTTTCGCGCATGCGCCTGCCTGCTTTGACGCTGGCTCACGGTTAAATCTGGTGAAAACGGGTTGCAGCCCTTGATGAAAGAGCGCGAGCAGCTCTCTTTTGAGGAGCAATACGCGCAGCTGCCGGACCTTGTCCACAGCTACCTTGAGCATGTGCGGGTGCAAAAGCGCCTGGCGGACCGCACGCACACGCTTTACGCGCTGGATTTGATCAAGCTGCAAGACTTTGCGCGGGTGGTCAACCAAGAGCTGCTGGCGCTGCAGCCCATGCATATCCGCCGTTTTGCTGCGCAAATGCATAGCGCAGGCCGCAGCGCACGCGGCATTGCGCTGATTCTTTCGGGCTGGCGCAGCTTTTATCGCTGGGCGGCCCAGCAGGAACTGGTGCCCTTCAACCCTGTGGAAGGCGTGCGCGGACCCAAGTCACCCAAACCCTTGCCCAAGGCCTTGGCTGTAGATGACGCCGTGCAACTGGCCAGCTTTCAAAACTCCGAAGCCGAGCCGTGGATTGAAGCGCGTGATGCCGCGATGACCGAGCTGCTCTACAGTTGCGGCCTGCGCGTGGGCGAGCTGGTGGGACTGGATGTCAGGCCCGATCAGACCACGCAGCAGCAAGGCCGGGGCTGGATAGATCTGGACGGGGGTGATGCCCATGTGCAGGGCAAGGGCGGCAAGCGCCGCAGCGTGCCCGTGGGGCGCATGGCGCTGCAGGCGCTGACAAAGTGGCTGGCGCTGCGCAGCAGCGCTCTGTCAGCGGCTGCGCAGGCCAAGGCGCAGGGCGAGGCCGCCTTGTTCATCGGCCGCCGGGGCGAGCGACTGACAGGTCAATCCGTCTGGGCCAGGCTCAAGCAGCGCGGGCAGCAAGCCGGGCTGGCATCTGGCGTACACCCACATGTGCTGCGCCACTCTTTTGCCAGCCATATGCTGCAGTCCAGCGGTGATCTGCGGGCCGTACAGGAGCTGCTGGGTCACTCCAGCATTGCCACCACGCAAATCTATACGCGGCTGGATTTTCAGCATCTGGCCCAGGCCTATGAAAACGCCCACCCGCGCGCGCAGCGCCAGAGCGGGGATGAAAAGCCCAAGTCACGGCGCAAGATGCCAAATGCCAGCAGCGATGAGGCTGAGGATTAATTAGTCCTGATTTGATAGCGTATAGCGCAATTGGAATAAGCACCAGAGGCCTATTTTCTTTGTATTTTTGCCCGGCCCTGCTGGCCGTGAGCGCTTGAAAGCGCCGCTACACTCCCCAGCTGTTTATCACCGGGTCCAGCTGTTCGAGCTGCGCCCGCGTGTTTTTTGGCAGCGGCATGTAGCAGCTGCCTCAGCAAGAGGTTTCAACGCATGGCTCTCATTCCAGTCACTATCCTCACGGGCTTTCTGGGCTCTGGCAAAACCACGCTGCTCAAGCGCGTCCTGCACGAGTCGCACGGCATGAAGATTGCCGTGATCGAGAACGAGTTCGGCGAGGAAAACATCGACACCGACATTCTCAAGACCGAGTCCAAAGAGCAGATTCTGCAGATGAGCAATGGCTGCATCTGCTGCACCATCCGCGAAGATCTGCGCGAAGCCCTGCAATTGCTGGCCGCCAAGCGCCGCAAGGGCCTGGTGGACTTTGATCGCATCGTGATCGAAACCACCGGCCTGGCCGATCCCGGCCCCGTGGCTCAGACTTTCTTCATGGACGATGAGATTGCCGAGACCTATCTGATCGACTCCATCATTACGCTGGTCGATGCCAAGCACGCCAACCAGCAGCTGGATAACCGCCAGGAGGCGCGCCGTCAGGTGGGCTTTGCGGATCAGATGTTCATGTCCAAGACTGATTTGGTGACAGAAGCGGAAAAGGAAGCATTGACCCACCGCCTCAAGCACATGAATCCCCGTGCGCCTATTCGCGCCGTGCACTTTGGCGATGTGCCCCTGAGCGAAGTGTTCGACCTGCGCGGCTTCAATCTGAATGCCAAGCTGGACATCGACCCCGACTTCCTCAAGGAAGATGAGCATGACCATGCACATGACCACAGCGCCTGCGATCACGACCACGGACAATGCGCGCATGACGATCACGCCCATGAGCACAAGCAGGAGCATGTGCATGATGAGCATTGCGGTCACGACCACCATGATCACGAGCATGGTGAGCACTGCAACCACCTGCATCACCACCACTATGACGATGATGTGAAGAGCTTTGTCTACCGTGCTGATCGCCCGTTTGACCCCGCCAAGCTGGAAGATTTTCTGGGTGCCATTGTCAATATTTATGGTCCCAAGATGCTGCGCTACAAGGGCGTTCTGGACATGAAGGGCACCAGCCGCAAGGTGATCTTCCAGGGTGTGCACCAGCTGATGGGCAGCGATCTGGGTCCAGAGTGGGAAGAGGGCGAGAAGCATGTCAGCAAGATGGTCTTCATCGGCATCGACCTGCCTCAGGACATCCTGCGCCAAGGCCTGGATCAGTGCCTGGTGTAACGGCTTGAGAGTGAGGCTGGACCAGCGGTCCGGCATTGCTGACAATGACTGACGGCCTGCGTTACAGGCCGTTTTTTTGTTTGAAATTTCTCGCAAACTGCTCTGGATATGGACGACGTCAGTTTTTGAAATTGTGGGGTATGTGCAACGGTTGGAGGATGAGTCGGCGGTCGTGGCTACAATGCCGCCCCTAAAGAGGGTGTTAGTGCAATCTTGCTCTGCAAGGACACTGTACTGTGAGGAGACAGGACATGAACACTGTGAAAGCCAAGCAAACCAAGGCAGCGGCCAACACCGCAGCCACTGCTTTGCACTCTGGTGGTGCCGGGTCCTCTTTGGCGGGTATGGCTGCGGACAAAGCGCAGCTGGCATCCGGGGTACAGGGGATCTCTTCCAGCGCACCTAAACCCAAACGATCTGCAACGCTTCCTGCGCGGCAGCCTGAAACAGATGTTCCGTCCATGGCTCCAATCAGCGCCACGGCAGCAGCAACCCAAAGTGATAAGAAAGCTATGACCAACACAAAGCAAGCCGCGATCAAGAAGGATCCCAAGCTGGCCAATGCCTGGAAAACCAAGTCGGTGGAGGAATTGACCGATGCTGAGGTGCTGGCCATGTCTGACGACGACTACATGAACGATGCCCAGCTGGCTTACTTCCGCCGCAAGCTGGTCACGCTCAAGAACGACATGCACGTGAATGCGGGTGAAACCGCAGAAAACCTGCGTGAAGACACTGTGGTGGTCCCAGACCCTGCAGACCGTGCCACGATTGAAGAAGAGCATGCTCTGGAGCTGCGCACCCGCGACCGCGAGCGCAAGCTGCTCAAGAAGATCGATCAGTCCATTGCTCGCATTGATGCAGGTGATTACGGATATTGCGACGAAACTGGCGAGCCTATCGGTGTGGGCCGACTGCTGGCACGCCCCACGGCTACACTGTCGCTGGAAGCCCAGCAACGCCGTGAACTCAAGCAGAAGATGTACGGCGATTGATTTGCATCAAGTGTTGATGGGGCTGTAGGCATCAAAGTAGAGGACCATGGCGAAAGAAGAAAACAAATCGGGAGGATTGCTGTCCAAGGTGGCGCGCTTTGTGCGCCATCCGACCGTCAATTGGTCCGAGTTGGAGAATCTGAACCAGGACAGCGACGAGAGTCAGTACAGCAAGCAGGCGCTCAAGGAGATGCTGGAGCGTAAGCGCCAGAATGACTTTGTGCGCAAGCGCGAATTTGAGCAGCTGCGCAAGATGCGTCAGGCGCAGCTGGTCAAAGCCTCGGTCACCGCCAGAGCTCCGCTTGATACGCCTACCCCATTAGCAGCATCGGCCTTCTTGCAGACTGCGCAAAACTCCATTCTTGGAGAGCGTGCAGATACCATCAAGAAAATCGATGAAATCGAAGCGCAGATGGCCCAGCAATGGTGGCGCGGCAAACAGGTCGCAGACGCGGCCACCATGCCGCTGCAGCTGCCTGAAGGTGGTAACACCATGCCTTCGGTCTTCAGAGCGCAGCCTCCCGTGCCGGAAAGCTCACTGCCCATGCTCAGTGATGCCTTGCCCAGCGGTTTCACGCTGCCTCAGTCCGGTGCAGACATCAAGCCCTTGCGGGGCTACACAGATTTTTCCCCTGGCTTTGCATCGACCGAGGTCTCCGCTCCGGTCGAAGTCAGCATGGTTCCGCCTTCGTTTGTGCATTTTGAGCACGATGCGGAGCTGGAGGATGCGGCCATTGTTTTTGCCAGTGGCGATAACGAAGGAGCCGAGGCCAGTCTCAAGGCCCTGATTGCCCAGCGCACCCAGGACATGCCTTCGCAGCTGCCGGTATGGCTGGCTTTGCTGGACATGTACCGAGCGGCGGGCATGCAGGCCCAGTTTGAAGATGCTGCCATGGACTTTGTGGCGCGCTTTGGACGCTCCGCGCCGCAATGGTTTGCCATGCCGCAGCAGGCCGGCAAGCTCAGTGAAACAACGCCAGAAGCACCTCAGGCAGGCTTTCACTGGTCTGCGCCTGTGCAATTGGGCGAATCCAGCCTCAGGGCTTTGCAGGTCAGCAAGGCGCGCAGCCCTGGTCCGTGGGTCATGGACTGGAGTGCTCTTGAGGTGATTGACCCGGACGTGACGGCTCCAATGCTGGAAGCCGCCGAACAATGGTCGGCCCAAAAAGGGCAGCTGGTTTTTGCCGGGCATGAGCGACTGCTTGCGGTGCTCGGCAAACATGCGCCTTCGGGTGACCGCGAGGTTGATCAGGACTGGTGGCATTTGCGACTGGCCATGCAGCGCCTGATGCATCTGCAAGATGATTTTGAATTGACGGCACTGGATTACTGCGTGACCTATGAGCTGTCGCCGCCATCCTGGGTTGACCCTGTCTGCGGCTATGCGAACGAAGGCCAGAATCAAAAGCGTGCTTATCAGGACAGCCTGTTGATGGGCCCTGAGACGATTCAGCCGAACATGCTCTGGAAGGAGCGCAAGCCACGCTTTGCGCTGCAGGGTGTGATTGACGGCGATGCGCTGCCCTGGCTCAGCGAAGTGCAGGGCAAGGCCAAGCTGGGCGAAGCCCTTGCCATTGACTGCACACGACTGGTGCGCATGGACTTTGCGGCAGCAGGATCGGTGCTGAACTGGGCTGCGCAGATGCAAGAGGTAGGTCATGTGCTGCAGTTCAGCCAGTTGCACCAGTTGCTGGCCGTGTTCTTTAATGTCGTAGGCATTCAAGAGCACGCTCAGGTGATTCCTCGAAAAGACTGACACCCCCTGAGGCGTTTTGCATCCCCCTTTCGCGAAGGGTGAGGCCATCGCCGTGACGTGATGACTCTTGCCTGGCGTTTCTGGTGCTGCGCCGCAGCGTTTTTTGCTGGGTATTTTCTTCAAATTTAATTTGTTTGGGCTCTTGAGGTCGCTGTAGCTTGCCCCATCTGCAGCAGATGGAACAGTTTCACGGCACCACCATCATTAGCGTGCGCCGCCAGACTCCCGAGGGCGTTCAAGTCGCTATCGGTGGTGATGGTCAGGTCACATTGGGTCACATCGTCATCAAGGGCACGGCGCGCAAGGTGCGCAAGCTCTACCACGGCAAGGTGCTGGCGGGTTTTGCGGGCGCGACTGCAGACGCTTTCACGCTGTTTGAGCGCTTTGAAGCCAAGCTGGAAAAGCACCAGGGCAACTTGACCCGCGCGGCCATTGAGCTGACCAAGGAATGGCGTACCGACCGCGTGCTGCGCAAGCTCGAAGCCATGCTGGCCGTGGCCGATGCCACCACCTCCCTCATCATTACCGGCAATGGCGATGTGCTTGAGCCCGAGCAGGGTATTGTCTCCATCGGTTCAGGCGGTGCCTATGCGCACTCGGCCGCCAAGGCGCTGCTCAACAACACTGAGCTGTCGGCCGAAGACATTGTGCGCAAATCGCTGGCGATTGCCGGTGAGCTGTGCATTTACACGAACATGAATCACACGATTGAGACGCTGTAAGCGCTTCATCTATCTAATTTGATAGCTGCTTGCGCTTTATTGATAAGCGCTAGCGGCCATTTGACTGAGAAAATCCCATGTCTTCTGCCATGACTCCCCAGGAGATCGTCTCCGAGCTGGATAAGCACATCGTCGGCCAGCACGGTGCCAAGCGCGCCGTGTCGATTGCGCTGCGTAACCGCTGGCGCCGTCAACAGGTGCCTGATGGCTTGCGCCAGGAAATCACGCCCAAGAATATTCTGATGATCGGCCCCACTGGCGTGGGCAAGACCGAAATTGCGCGCCGCCTTGCAAAATTGGCCGATGCGCCTTTCATCAAGGTTGAAGCCACCAAGTTCACGGAAGTGGGTTATGTGGGCAAGGATGTGGACGCCATCATTCGTGATCTGGCCGAGGTCGCTGTCAAGCAGACCCGCGAGTCGGACATGAAGAAGATGCGTGCCCGCGCCGAAGATGCGGCCGAAGACCGCATTCTCGATGTGCTGGTGCCGCAGGCCCGCACCGGTGAGGTGACGGCCGATAACACCGCCCGCCAGGTCTTCCGCAAAAAGCTGCGCGAAGGCCAGCTCGATGACAAGGAAATCGAGATCGACATCGCGGAGCAATTGCCCCAGGTGCAGATCATGGGTCAGCAGCCGGGTATGGAAGAAATGGCCGAGCAACTGCGCGGCATGTTCAGCCATATGGGCCAGGAAAAGCGCAAGACCCGCAAGTTGCCTATCAAAGAGGCGCTGAAGCTGCTGACCGACGAAGAAGCCGCGAAGATGGTGAACGAGGAAGATGCCAAGACGCGCGCCATCGCCAATATGGAGCAAAATGGCATTGTCTTCATCGACGAAATCGACAAAGTCGCTACGCGCCAGGAAACCAGTGGCTCTGACGTTTCACGCCAAGGCGTGCAGCGTGACCTGCTGCCGCTGGTGGAGGGCACTTCAGTGTCTACCAAGTACGGCGTGGTCAAGACCGATCACATCTTGTTCATTGCCTCGGGTGCATTTCATCTGTCCAAGCCCAGTGATCTGATTCCTGAGCTGCAGGGGCGTTTCCCCATTCGCGTGGAATTGGAATCGCTGTCGGTTCAGGACTTCGAGGCGATTCTCATGCAGACTCACGCCTCGCTGGTCAAGCAGTATCAAGCGCTTCTGGCGACTGAAGGTGTGACGCTGGAGTTCAAACCTGACGGTATCACTCGACTGGCCACGATTGCCTTTGATGTGAATGAGCGCACCGAGAACATTGGTGCGCGTCGTCTGTCCACGGTGATGGAGCGTCTGCTGGATGAAGTCAGCTTCGATGCGGTCAAGCTTTCGGGCCAGACCGTAATCATTGACGCTGCCTATGTGGACCAACGCCTGCAAATGCTGAGTCAGGACGAAGACCTGTCGCGCTTCATTCTCTGAAGTTCTGAGCGCTTGATTCAAGCTGCCCGCCTGTGCGGGCAGTTTGCATTTGTAGGAGAAGGACCAGAGTTAAATCAGTTCTTTCCATTGAATTGCTTGGTTGCAATTGACGGACCGAATGAGAGTCCACATGCATTGAGTTTGCTAAGTGCTTGTAAAGGAAAGGTATTTTCAAAGTAAACCTTTTGTTTTTTGCTCTAAGTGCTTGATTTCATTGCAAATAATTGTTCATTTGCGTTTGGAATACCCTCAAATTGCTGATACAGTGCAAAAAAGTGCAATTAAGTGGTGAAAGCTGCCCTCGTACCTGCTTTTTCGAGGAACGAGTGGCTCCAGATGACCGGAGCAATTAGCCGTGTTTCAAGGGGCGTCTTCGCTGAATATCGATGGAAAGGGGCGGCTGTCTGTGCCGACCCGGCATCGTGACGCCCTTTTGTCGATGGCTGAAGGCCAGGTCACCTTCACCAAGCATCCCGATGGTTGTCTGTTGCTGTTTCCGCGGCCTGAGTGGCTGCAGTTTCGCGAACGTGTCGCGCAACTGCCGATCACTGCTCAGTGGTGGAAGCGCATTTTTCTGGGCAACGCGATGGATGTGGACATGGACGCGACCGGCCGACTGCTGATCTCGCCTGAGTTACGTGAGGCTACAGGTCTGACCAAAGAGGTCTTGATGCTGGGCATGGGGGCGCATTTCGAGGTCTGGGATAAGGCCACGTATGAAATGCGCGAAGCGGAGGCACGCCAGCAACCGATGCCGGCGGCTTTCCAGGATTTTGTTTTGTAGGAAGAGCTTGTGAATCAGCCGTTGCAACATATCACCGTCTTGCTTGACGAGGCCGTGGACGCCCTGTTAGGTGGTGCTGCTCAGCCGCCAGCGGGCCAATGGGTGGATGCAACGTTCGGCCGGGGAGGTCATTCCCGGCTCATATTGCAGCGATTAGGGCCAGATGGCCGACTGGTTGCGTTCGACAAAGATCCGGACGCAATCGCTGAAGCGGCGCGCATCACCGATGCGCGTTTTTCGATTCGGCACGAAGGATTCAGTCACCTCAATGAACTGCCGGAAGGCAGCGTGCAAGGGGTGTTGATGGATCTGGGCGTGAGCTCGCCCCAGATTGACAACCCGGACCGGGGCTTCAGCTTCCGCTTTGATGGCCCTCTCGATATGCGTATGGACACTACCCGTGGCCAAAGCGTGGCTGAGTGGCTGGAAGACGCTGAAGTGCAGCAGATTGCGGAGGTGATACGTGATTACGGCGAAGAACGGTTTGCTGGCCCCATTGCAAAGGCGATTGTTGCTAGGCGCGAAAGTCAGGGGCCATTGCGCACTACCGGTGAGCTTGCCCAGCTCGTGGCTGGCCAAGTCAGGACCCGCGAAGCTGGGCAGAATCCGGCTACACGGACCTTCCAGGCTCTTCGGATTTTCATCAATGCCGAACTTCAGGAGCTTGAACAAGCGCTAGAAGCAAGCTTGCGCGTGCTGGCACCCGGAGGGCGTCTGGCCGTGATCAGCTTCCATTCACTGGAAGACCGCATCGTCAAGCAGTTCATCTCCAAGCACTCCAAGGAGGTCTATGACCGCCGTGCTCCGTTTGCACTGCCCACGCCCATGCGCCTTAAGGCGCTGGACCGCATCAAGCCCAGCGCTGCTGAAGTCGACGGCAACCCGCGTTCACGCTCTGCCGTGATGCGTGTGGCTGAGCGCACCGAGGTGCCTGCATGATGCACCGCCATGCCGCTCAGTGCATGGCTGCGGGAGGGCTGCCGTGCTGCGCATAAACCTGCTGCTGCTGCTGGCGGTGATGATGAGCGCCATTTTTCTGGTGCATACCCAGTATGAGTCGCGTCGGCTTTTTACCGAGCTGGATCGCGCCGAAAATGAATCGCGCCGTCTGGCAACGGATCAGCTGC harbors:
- the ftsL gene encoding cell division protein FtsL, whose amino-acid sequence is MLRINLLLLLAVMMSAIFLVHTQYESRRLFTELDRAENESRRLATDQLRLQVEKRAQATPQRIETLARDKLQMKQASPAITQYVQEGSATGATVQ
- the rsmH gene encoding 16S rRNA (cytosine(1402)-N(4))-methyltransferase RsmH, whose protein sequence is MNQPLQHITVLLDEAVDALLGGAAQPPAGQWVDATFGRGGHSRLILQRLGPDGRLVAFDKDPDAIAEAARITDARFSIRHEGFSHLNELPEGSVQGVLMDLGVSSPQIDNPDRGFSFRFDGPLDMRMDTTRGQSVAEWLEDAEVQQIAEVIRDYGEERFAGPIAKAIVARRESQGPLRTTGELAQLVAGQVRTREAGQNPATRTFQALRIFINAELQELEQALEASLRVLAPGGRLAVISFHSLEDRIVKQFISKHSKEVYDRRAPFALPTPMRLKALDRIKPSAAEVDGNPRSRSAVMRVAERTEVPA